The following proteins come from a genomic window of Musa acuminata AAA Group cultivar baxijiao chromosome BXJ1-7, Cavendish_Baxijiao_AAA, whole genome shotgun sequence:
- the LOC135680059 gene encoding uncharacterized protein LOC135680059, whose product MGWVKAVLVLVVLQSITTSLPHWADAGDLLSPLFNEICNNSVECGKGSCQVSTDDSFGFACKCNPGWSQFHIGDYFRFLPCIIPNCSINYSCSNGSSAPAASPSPHPANVSKLDPCSYSYCGAGTCVSTSTFGYRCECGEGFSNLLNMTIFPCYRDCSLGGDCANLGITLSNSSSSSPPGLSDNGSSSSDTIGPKNLLTVMLVIGLIFVRTR is encoded by the exons ATGGGTTGGGTTAAAGCGGTGCTGGTGTTGGTGGTTCTCCAATCCATCACCACTTCGCTGCCACACTGGGCAGATGCAGGAGATCTTCTCTCCCCTCTCTTCA ACGAGATATGCAACAACAGCGTGGAGTGTGGGAAGGGGAGTTGTCAAGTGTCGACGGACGACTCCTTTGGATTCGCATGCAAGTGCAATCCTGGGTGGTCTCAGTTCCATATTGGAGACTACTTCCGGTTCCTCCCCTGTATCATCCCCAATt GTAGCATCAATTACTCGTGCTCCAATGGTTCTTCGGCTCCGGCAGCATCCCCCTCGCCTCATCCTGCTAATGTCTCCAAATTAGACC CTTGCTCGTATTCCTACTGTGGAGCGGGCACCTGTGTGAGTACGTCAACCTTCGGGTATCGCTGTGAGTGCGGAGAGGGTTTCAGCAATCTTCTCAACATGACCATTTTCCCTTGCTACAGAGACT GTTCTCTCGGAGGTGATTGTGCAAACCTGGGCATCACATTGTCGAATTCCTCTTCATCTTCTCCACCCGGTCTATCTGACAACGGCAGTTCATCATCAG ATACAATTGGCCCCAAGAATCTTTTGACGGTGATGTTGGTCATTGGTCTTATCTTCGTCCGGACGAGATAG
- the LOC135679782 gene encoding monoterpene synthase 8, chloroplastic-like, translating to MALLFRAPSFTDNLNTLRRTTLSERPSPSIRFSAQAAPTRRTANYQPNLWSDDRIQALTSRSVTVEEERKTKGIDDLKEDVRKLIYEKKEVEDQLQLVDHLQQLGVAYHFKDDIDDVLRCLYGSLEDINMLLKDDLHATALGFRLLRENGFDVSEDLFNRFRDEKGDFKASLQHETKGILSLYEASYVAEEGELVLDQATDFTTKHLKCLMEEGSLEPRLREHVAHALELPLHWRMQRLHTRWFIEAYQREATMNPVVLELAKLDFNVVQGMYKGELRELSRWWTNLGLAQKLSFFRDRLTENFLWTVGSAFEPQFWECREIQTKANCLIAMLDDVYDIYGTLNELELFTEAIERWDANKIDKLPDYMKLCFLAIFNAANETGYRVMKEKVLDIIPFLRKAWTDLCKAFLLEAKWYNQGHKPKLDEYLDNAWMSSGGHVFMTNAYCMSDNLTKESLESFSTYPKVARCSAMLFRLYNDLATSTIELERGDAPSSIQCYMLESGVPETAARKKIRELIKANWRGINGDRSSSYGEIFKTVAVGLPRMSQFIYQHGDGYSAPDGETKKQIMSLLFEPLQLSKL from the exons ATGGCTCTCCTCTTCCGTGCTCCATCCTTTACCGATAACCTCAACACTCTCCGGCGGACCACGCTCTCCGAGCGTCCAAGTCCAAGCATCCGCTTCAGCGCGCAAGCAGCTCCCACACGGAGAACGGCCAATTACCAGCCAAACTTATGGAGTGACGACCGGATACAGGCACTCACAAGCCGCTCCGTCACG GTCGAAGAGGAGCGCAAGACTAAAGGGATAGATGATTTGAAGGAGGATGTTAGGAAACTGATATATGAGAAGAAGGAAGTCGAGGACCAACTTCAACTCGTGGATCACCTACAACAGCTTGGTGTGGCTTATCACTTCAAAGATGATATCGATGATGTTTTACGGTGCCTTTACGGATCTCTCGAAGACATCAACATGCTTTTAAAAGATGATCTCCATGCCACGGCACTTGGGTTCAGGCTTCTCAGAGAAAACGGGTTCGATGTTTCCGAAG ATTTATTCAACAGATTTAGAGACGAGAAGGGCGACTTCAAAGCTAGCCTGCAGCACGAGACCAAGGGAATCCTGAGCTTGTATGAGGCTTCCTATGTCGCAGAGGAGGGCGAACTTGTACTGGATCAAGCTACGGACTTCACCACTAAGCACCTCAAATGCCTCATGGAGGAGGGATCGCTCGAGCCTCGTCTCAGGGAGCATGTGGCCCACGCCTTGGAGCTTCCACTGCATTGGAGGATGCAGAGGTTGCACACCAGGTGGTTCATAGAAGCATACCAAAGGGAAGCCACCATGAACCCTGTTGTGCTTGAATTGGCTAAGCTGGACTTCAACGTGGTTCAGGGCATGTACAAGGGAGAACTCCGAGAACTCTCCAG ATGGTGGACCAATCTCGGGCTTGCACAGAAGCTGTCATTTTTCAGAGACAGGTTGACGGAGAACTTTCTGTGGACCGTAGGTTCTGCCTTTGAGCCACAATTTTGGGAGTGCAGGGAGATACAGACAAAGGCAAACTGCTTAATAGCAATGCTGGATGACGTTTATGATATCTACGGCACCTTGAACGAACTCGAGCTTTTCACCGAAGCCATTGAAAG ATGGGATGCTAATAAGATCGACAAGCTTCCCGATTACATGAAGCTGTGTTTTCTGGCAATCTTCAACGCGGCAAACGAGACAGGTTACAGAGTCATGAAGGAGAAGGTCTTGGACATAATACCTTTCTTAAGGAAGGCA TGGACGGATCTATGCAAAGCGTTCCTGTTGGAAGCGAAATGGTACAACCAGGGCCACAAGCCAAAGCTTGACGAGTACTTGGACAACGCGTGGATGTCGTCCGGGGGTCATGTCTTCATGACCAATGCTTATTGCATGAGCGACAACCTGACGAAAGAGTCGCTGGAAAGCTTCTCCACTTACCCCAAGGTTGCTAGGTGTTCGGCCATGCTGTTCCGCCTCTACAACGATTTGGCTACTTCGACG ATCGAGCTGGAAAGAGGAGATGCGCCGTCGTCGATCCAGTGCTACATGCTGGAGAGTGGTGTTCCAGAGACGGCGGCACGCAAAAAGATCAGGGAACTGATAAAGGCCAACTGGAGAGGAATAAATGGAGATCGGAGCTCTTCGTACGGGGAAATCTTCAAGACGGTGGCAGTCGGCCTCCCTCGGATGTCACAGTTCATCTACCAACACGGAGACGGATACAGCGCACCCGATGGAGAGACCAAGAAACAAATCATGTCGTTGCTGTTCGAACCCCTCCAGCTCTCGAAATTGTAA
- the LOC135679557 gene encoding probable UDP-glucosyl transferase 73B6, with amino-acid sequence MATCSSYSAAAGERSEVGGTKKPFRVFFIPFFASGHMIPMVDLACLFAARPGVEPTLVLTPANAALVRPTLDRSAAAGRPVGLLLFPFPSVGLPDGVENLATAPASESWRVYKAVDLAQTAHDEILRRHRPDAVVADIPYWWTTAIAADLGIPRVTFHAVGVFPQLVMNNLFRLRSEIQERQVVAVPDLPGRPIEIPRAELPEFLLEQNHMSDTWDRMKKAQLTCHGVVVNTFYGFEPEYCDDYRRVDARQAWFVGPVALASCGGVERGGGTAAKEDGGRCMAWLDTREEGSVLFVCFGSWCHFTAAQLREMAAGLEASGQLFLWAVRKDGDGSEEESNWMPEGWEDRVAGRGLVVRGWAPQVAILGHRAVGAFLSHCGWNSVLEAVAAGKPMLTWPLVFEQFINERLVVEVAGAGKRVWEGQRSVAEHEKTVVPGEAIARKVSGFMKAGGEGETARKKAMELSVAARAAVAKGGSSHRDLDSLIDELLATRVGNTQQDTPAIEV; translated from the coding sequence ATGGCTACTTGTTCCTCTTACTCCGCGGCAGCAGGCGAAAGGAGCGAGGTGGGAGGCACGAAGAAACCCTTCCGGGTGTTCTTTATCCCCTTTTTTGCCTCGGGCCACATGATCCCTATGGTGGACCTCGCCTGCCTCTTCGCAGCCCGCCCCGGCGTCGAGCCCACCCTCGTGCTCACCCCCGCCAACGCCGCCCTCGTTCGCCCCACCCTCGACCGCTCCGCTGCCGCCGGCCGTCCCGTCGGGCTCCTCCTCTTTCCGTTTCCCTCCGTCGGCCTCCCTGACGGCGTCGAGAACCTCGCCACCGCCCCTGCCTCCGAGTCCTGGCGCGTGTACAAGGCCGTCGACCTCGCCCAGACCGCTCACGACGAGATCCTCCGTCGCCATCGCCCCGACGCcgtcgtcgccgacatcccttacTGGTGGACCACCGCCATCGCCGCCGACCTCGGCATTCCCCGCGTTACCTTCCATGCCGTCGGGGTGTTTCCCCAGCTCGTGATGAACAACCTCTTCCGCTTGCGATCGGAGATCCAGGAGCGTCAGGTCGTCGCCGTCCCGGATCTGCCGGGCCGGCCCATCGAGATCCCGCGAGCCGAGTTGCCCGAGTTCTTGTTGGAGCAGAACCACATGAGCGACACATGGGACCGGATGAAGAAGGCGCAGCTGACCTGTCACGGCGTGGTGGTCAACACCTTCTACGGGTTCGAGCCGGAGTACTGTGACGACTACCGTCGGGTGGATGCCCGGCAGGCCTGGTTCGTGGGACCCGTCGCGCTTGCCTCATGCGGCGGCGTCGAAAGGGGTGGTGGCACGGCGGCAAAGGAGGATGGCGGCCGATGCATGGCATGGTTGGACACGAGGGAGGAAGGGTCGGTGCTGTTCGTTTGCTTCGGGAGCTGGTGCCACTTCACAGCGGCGCAGCTCAGGGAGATGGCAGCGGGGCTGGAGGCGTCGGGCCAGCTGTTCCTCTGGGCAGTTAGAAAGGACGGGGACGGCTCCGAGGAAGAGAGTAATTGGATGCCGGAGGGATGGGAGGACAGAGTGGCCGGGCGAGGCCTGGTGGTGAGGGGGTGGGCGCCGCAGGTGGCCATCCTGGGCCACAGGGCGGTGGGGGCGTTCCTGAGccactgcgggtggaactcggtGCTGGAGGCTGTCGCGGCGGGGAAACCGATGCTGACGTGGCCGCTGGTGTTCGAGCAGTTCATCAACGAGAGGCTGGTGGTTGAGGTGGCGGGGGCAGGGAAGCGGGTGTGGGAGGGGCAGCGGAGCGTGGCAGAACACGAGAAGACTGTGGTGCCTGGGGAAGCAATCGCGAGGAAGGTGTCCGGGTTCATGAAGGCGGGAGGGGAGGGGGAGACGGCAAGGAAAAAGGCCATGGAGCTGTCAGTGGCGGCGAGGGCGGCGGTGGCGAAGGGCGGATCATCGCACCGGGATCTCGATAGCCTGATCGACGAGCTGCTTGCCACCCGCGTAGGGAACACACAACAGGACACCCCAGCGATAGAAGTTTGA
- the LOC135679558 gene encoding monoterpene synthase 8, chloroplastic-like, which produces MSLHLLPIVCATSFPCSSVSTFRRIASFEHHGNHPCSSPRIRCSGQPLLRRSANYQPNLWTNDYIQSLTSDHSMDEQNAARISNLEKEVVKLIQEKKELEDQLHLIDHLQQLGVAYHFKDDIKDALGSIHGSLEDTSKLLKDNLDATALLFRLLRENGFDVSEDMFRRFKDEKGHLKTCLQHQTKGMLSLYEASYLGKEGEFVLIEAMDFTTKHLKKLMEEGSLEPRFREHVAHALELPLNWRMERIHTRWFIETYQREATMNPLLLELARLDFNLIQSMHKRELKEVSRWWTDLGLAQRLPFFRDRLMENYLWTVGWAFEPQFWSFREMQTKLLSLITVIDDVYDVYGTLDELELFTNVVDRWDVNEIDKLPGYMKLCFLVVFNMANDVGYRVMKEKGLDIIPYLKRAWADVCKSYLVEARWYHHGSTPKLGEYLDNAWTSVSSPLLLTHAYCMSEDLTAEALSNICKYQDFVRRSSMLYRLYNDLVTSKAEVSRGDAPKSIQCYKHEKSVSEDVAREKLRELIRVNWRALNGDRTSSSPLEEYLKRVAISIPRMAQFLYEHGDGYGIPDGETKNQIVLLFIQPIDRDLDISQE; this is translated from the exons ATGTCTCTCCACCTTCTCCCTATCGTTTGTGCCACATCCTTCCCTTGCAGCAGCGTCAGTACGTTCCGGCGGATCGCCTCCTTCGAACACCATGGCAATCATCCATGCTCCTCTCCACGCATCAGATGCAGCGGGCAACCTCTTTTACGGAGATCAGCCAATTACCAGCCAAACTTGTGGACTAATGACTACATACAGTCACTCACAAGTGACCACTCG ATGGATGAGCAGAATGCTGCAAGGATAAGTAACTTGGAGAAGGAAGTTGTGAAACTGATACAGGAGAAGAAGGAACTTGAGGACCAGCTTCACCTAATCGATCACCTACAGCAGCTTGGTGTGGCATATCACTTTAAAGATGATATTAAGGATGCTTTAGGGAGCATTCATGGATCCCTGGAAGACACAAGCAAGCTGCTGAAGGACAATCTCGATGCAACAGCACTTCTCTTCAGGCTTCTCAGAGAAAATGGTTTCGATGTTTCTGAAG ATATGTTCAGAAGATTCAAAGATGAGAAGGGCCACCTCAAAACTTGCCTCCAGCATCAGACTAAAGGAATGCTGAGCTTATATGAAGCTTCCTACCTTGGAAAGGAGGGGGAGTTTGTACTGATCGAAGCCATGGACTTCACGACAAAGCACCTCAAGAAGCTCATGGAAGAGGGATCACTTGAGCCTCGTTTCAGGGAACATGTGGCCCACGCCTTGGAGCTTCCACTGAATTGGAGGATGGAAAGGATACACACCAGGTGGTTCATAGAAACATACCAAAGGGAAGCCACCATGAACCCTCTTCTACTTGAATTGGCTAGGCTGGACTTCAATCTGATCCAGAGCATGCATAAGAGAGAACTCAAAGAAGTGTCGAG ATGGTGGACCGATCTCGGTCTTGCACAGAGGTTGCCATTCTTCAGAGACAGGTTGATGGAGAACTACTTGTGGACAGTTGGTTGGGCCTTTGAACCACAATTTTGGAGCTTTAGGGAGATGCAAACGAAGCTACTTAGCTTAATAACTGTAATCGACGATGTTTACGATGTCTATGGTACCTTGGACGAACTCGAGCTTTTCACTAATGTTGTTGATAG ATGGGATGTAAATGAAATCGACAAGCTTCCAGGGTACATGAAGTTGTGTTTTCTTGTAGTATTCAACATGGCAAACGATGTAGGATATAGAGTCATGAAGGAGAAAGGCTTGGACATAATACCCTACCTTAAGAGAGCC TGGGCAGATGTTTGCAAATCATACTTGGTGGAAGCGAGGTGGTACCACCATGGAAGTACACCCAAGCTTGGTGAGTATCTGGACAACGCATGGACATCGGTATCAAGCCCTTTGCTTCTGACTCATGCTTATTGCATGAGCGAAGATTTAACCGCAGAGGCATTATCAAACATCTGCAAATACCAAGATTTTGTGCGACGATCGTCCATGCTTTATAGGCTTTACAATGATTTGGTCACCTCGAAG GCTGAGGTCTCGAGAGGCGATGCGCCGAAATCTATCCAGTGCTACAAGCATGAGAAAAGCGTGTCAGAGGATGTAGCACGTGAGAAGTTGAGAGAACTGATCAGGGTCAATTGGAGAGCACTAAATGGAGATCGTACTTCGTCTTCTCCACTGGAAGAATACTTGAAGAGGGTGGCAATCAGCATCCCTCGGATGGCCCAATTCCTGTACGAACATGGAGATGGATACGGCATTCCGGATGGAGAAACCAAAAATCAAATCGTGTTATTGTTCATCCAACCTATCGATCGAGATTTAGATATATCCCAAGAATAA
- the LOC103992842 gene encoding monoterpene synthase 7, chloroplastic, which yields MSLQILHVCCGATSFPCSSSNTLRRIASFQHHGDHARLSLRVLCSGQPPSRRSANYQPNIWTHDSIRSLTINHKMEEEQCAVRINKLEERVVKLIQEEKELEVQLQLIDHLQQLGVAYHFKDDIKDSLRSIHGSLEDKSMLLKENLHATALLFRLLRENGFDVSEDMFRRFKDEKGHFKACLQHQTKGMLSLYEASYLEKEGELVLSQAMDFTTKHLKKLVEQGSLEPPLGEQVAYALELPLHWRMHRLHTRWFIYAYQRDATMNPLLLELAKMDFNMVQGIYKRELSEASRWWTDIGLAKRLPFFRDRLVENYLWTVGWAFEPQFSSYREIQTKANCFVTMIDDVYDVYGTLDELELFTDAVDRWDINAIDKFPEYMKMCFLAVFNTTNEAAFRITKEKGLDILPYLKRAWGDLCKAYLVEAKWYQRGHVPKLSDYLDNAWMSISCHVSLTHAFCMSEDLTQDALESFRSYPEITRPSCMLLRLYNDLATSTAELQRGDVAKALQCCMHEKDVSESAAREHVGDLIRANWRALNGNHPRNCFTTVASNTPRVSQFMYGNGDGYGIPGGETKNQVMALLMEPIMF from the exons ATGTCTCTCCAAATCCTCCATGTCTGTTGCGGCGCCACATCCTTCCCTTGCAGCAGTTCCAATACACTCCGGCGGATCGCCTCCTTCCAACACCATGGCGATCATGCACGCCTCTCTCTGCGCGTCCTATGCAGCGGGCAACCTCCGTCACGGAGATCAGCCAATTACCAGCCAAACATATGGACGCATGACTCCATACGGTCACTCACAATCAACCACAAG ATGGAGGAGGAACAGTGTGCTGTAAGGATAAACAAATTAGAGGAGAGAGTTGTGAAACTGATACAGGAGGAGAAGGAACTCGAGGTCCAACTTCAACTAATCGATCACCTACAACAGCTTGGTGTGGCATATCACTTTAAAGACGATATTAAGGATTCTTTAAGGAGCATTCATGGATCCCTGGAAGACAAAAGCATGCTGCTGAAGGAGAATCTCCATGCAACAGCACTTCTCTTTAGGCTTCTCAGAGAAAATGGTTTCGATGTTTCTGAAG ATATGTTCCGCAGATTCAAAGATGAGAAGGGCCACTTCAAAGCTTGCCTCCAGCATCAGACAAAAGGAATGCTGAGCTTGTACGAGGCTTCCTACCTTGAAAAGGAAGGGGAGCTTGTCCTGAGCCAAGCTATGGACTTCACGACTAAGCACCTCAAGAAGCTCGTGGAACAGGGATCACTGGAGCCTCCTCTCGGAGAGCAGGTGGCCTATGCCTTGGAGCTTCCACTGCATTGGCGGATGCATAGGTTACACACCAGGTGGTTCATATATGCGTACCAGAGGGATGCCACCATGAACCCTCTGCTACTTGAATTGGCTAAGATGGACTTCAACATGGTTCAGGGCATATATAAGAGAGAACTCAGTGAAGCCTCAAG ATGGTGGACCGATATCGGCCTTGCAAAGAGGCTGCCATTCTTCAGAGACAGATTGGTGGAGAACTATCTCTGGACCGTCGGCTGGGCTTTCGAACCACAATTTTCGAGTTACAGGGAGATCCAAACAAAGGCAAACTGCTTTGTAACGATGATCGACGATGTTTATGATGTCTATGGTACCTTGGACGAACTCGAGCTCTTCACTGATGCTGTTGACAG ATGGGACATTAATGCGATCGACAAGTTTCCGGAGTACATGAAGATGTGTTTTCTAGCAGTCTTCAACACTACAAATGAAGCAGCTTTTAGAATCACGAAAGAGAAGGGCTTGGACATATTACCCTACTTAAAGAGAGCA TGGGGAGATCTATGCAAAGCATACTTGGTGGAAGCAAAATGGTACCAGCGGGGCCACGTACCCAAGCTAAGTGACTACTTGGACAACGCATggatgtcgatatcatgccacgTGTCTCTGACTCATGCTTTTTGCATGAGCGAAGACTTAACTCAAGATGCCTTGGAAAGCTTCCGGAGTTACCCAGAAATCACACGGCCGTCGTGCATGCTTCTGCGGCTTTACAATGATTTGGCTACCTCGACG GCTGAGCTGCAAAGAGGCGACGTCGCAAAAGCCCTGCAGTGTTGCATGCATGAAAAAGATGTTTCAGAGAGTGCAGCACGTGAACACGTCGGGGATCTTATCAGAGCCAATTGGCGAGCACTAAATGGGAACCATCCTCGGAACTGCTTCACGACTGTGGCCAGTAACACCCCTCGAGTGTCCCAGTTCATGTATGGAAATGGGGATGGATATGGCATACCTGGCGGAGAGACCAAGAACCAAGTCATGGCGTTGCTGATGGAACCAATTATGTTTTAG
- the LOC103992838 gene encoding protein LIFEGUARD 2, which translates to MWARPGYWKGRDVEAAGAPPLYPMMLEPPQLRWAFIRKIYTILAVQMLLTVAVAAVVVSVPPVSRFFVSSGAGLGLYIFLIILPFIVLCPLYYYYQKHPLNFLLLGVFTVSISFAVGLTCAFTSGKVILESVILTAVVVVSLTLYTFWAASKGHDFSFLGPFLFSAVMILMVFALIQVFFPMGRISAMIYGALAAVIFCGYIIYDTDNLIKRYSYDEYIWAAVALYLDITNLFLSLLTLFRASEG; encoded by the exons ATGTGGGCGCGGCCGGGGTACTGGAAGGGCAGGGACGTGGAGGCGGCGGGGGCGCCGCCGCTGTATCCCATGATGCTGGAGCCGCCGCAGCTGCGGTGGGCCTTCATCCGCAAGATCTACACCATACTGGCCGTCCAGATGCTGCTCACCGTCGCCGTGGCCGCCGTAGTCGTCTCCGTTCCCCCCGTCTCCCGATTCTTCGTCTCCTCCGGCGCCGGCCTCGGCCTCTACATATTCCTCATCATCCTTCCCTTCATCG TGTTGTGTCCCCTGTACTACTATTACCAGAAGCACCCCTTAAACTTCCTTCTCCTCGGCGTCTTCACGGTATCCATCAGCTTCGCAGTTGGACTGACGTGTGCCTTCACCAGCG GGAAGGTGATTCTCGAATCAGTAATCCTCACGGCAGTCGTGGTGGTGAGCCTCACGCTCTACACCTTCTGGGCTGCTTCCAAAGGCCATGACTTCAGCTTCCTCGGCCCTTTCCTCTTCTCTGCCGTCATGATACTGATGGTGTTTGCTCTCATCCAG GTGTTTTTTCCCATGGGAAGGATCTCTGCTATGATTTATGGAGCGCTAGCTGCGGTCATATTCTGCGGATACATAATCTACGATACCGATAACCTGATCAAACGCTACTCCTACGATGAATACATCTGGGCTGCCGTAGCACTGTATCTCGATATCACCAACCTTTTCCTCTCTTTGCTCACCCTATTTAGAGCATCCGAGGGATGA